From Bifidobacterium longum subsp. longum JCM 1217, one genomic window encodes:
- a CDS encoding ABC transporter ATP-binding protein, giving the protein MAEVVFDHVTRIYPGNDKPSVDDLNLDIKDGEFLVLVGPSGCGKSTTLRMLAGLEEVNKGRILIGGKDVTTMQPKDRDIAMVFQNYALYPHMTVADNMGFALKIAGTPKDEIRKRVEKAAEILDLTEYLDRKPKALSGGQRQRVAMGRAIVREPKVFLMDEPLSNLDAKLRVQTRTQIAALQRQLGVTTLYVTHDQTEALTMGDRIAVIKLGILQQVGAPTELYDRPANVFVAGFIGSPSMNLNTHPVVNGKAKIGEDTVDLPAEAVNKLTAEDNGQIVVGFRPEDAGLAPADDPNAFSLKVVNVEDLGSDGYIYGNIITDGSAAEAAQVMSDQNKLTTIRVNPRALPKVGATVKIKIDPAKMHLFAPSTELRLN; this is encoded by the coding sequence ATGGCAGAAGTCGTTTTCGACCACGTCACTCGTATCTACCCGGGCAACGATAAGCCCTCCGTGGATGATCTGAATCTTGATATCAAGGATGGCGAGTTCCTCGTCCTCGTCGGCCCTTCTGGCTGTGGTAAGTCTACGACCCTTCGTATGCTCGCCGGCCTGGAAGAGGTCAACAAGGGCCGCATCCTCATTGGTGGCAAGGATGTCACCACGATGCAGCCGAAGGACCGCGACATCGCAATGGTGTTCCAGAACTACGCTCTGTACCCGCACATGACCGTTGCCGACAACATGGGCTTCGCCCTGAAGATCGCCGGCACTCCGAAGGACGAGATTCGCAAGCGCGTCGAGAAGGCCGCTGAGATTCTCGACCTGACCGAGTACCTCGACCGCAAGCCGAAGGCTCTGTCCGGTGGTCAGCGTCAGCGTGTGGCCATGGGTCGTGCAATCGTCCGTGAGCCGAAGGTCTTCCTCATGGATGAGCCGCTGTCCAACCTCGACGCCAAGCTCCGTGTCCAGACCCGTACCCAGATCGCTGCTCTGCAGCGCCAGCTGGGTGTCACCACCCTGTACGTGACCCACGATCAGACCGAGGCCCTGACGATGGGCGATCGCATCGCCGTCATCAAGCTCGGTATCCTGCAGCAGGTCGGCGCCCCGACTGAGCTGTACGATCGTCCGGCCAACGTCTTCGTCGCCGGCTTCATCGGCTCCCCGTCGATGAACCTGAACACCCACCCGGTGGTCAACGGCAAGGCGAAGATCGGTGAGGACACCGTGGACCTGCCGGCTGAGGCCGTCAACAAGCTCACCGCCGAAGACAACGGCCAGATCGTGGTCGGCTTCCGTCCTGAGGACGCTGGTCTGGCCCCGGCTGACGACCCGAACGCCTTCTCCCTGAAGGTTGTGAACGTCGAGGATCTGGGCTCCGATGGCTACATCTACGGCAACATCATCACCGATGGCTCCGCAGCTGAGGCTGCCCAGGTCATGTCCGACCAGAACAAGCTCACCACGATTCGTGTGAATCCGCGTGCGCTGCCGAAGGTTGGCGCGACCGTCAAGATCAAGATCGACCCGGCCAAGATGCACCTGTTCGCTCCGTCGACTGAGCTGCGTCTGAACTAA